The genomic segment TCACCCGCGATGCGGCGATCAGTATCGTCACCCGCAACCAGCCGGAAGCGGTGGAGGTGATCCGTCACGATGCCGCGCATGTCATGGCGCAGGCCGTGCAGGAGCTTTTCCCCGGCACGCAGATCACCTTCGGGCCATCCACCGAATACGGCTTTTATTACGACTTCGCGCGGGCCGAGCCCTTTACCGAGGCCGATCTCGAAACCATCGAGAAAAAGATGCGCGAGATCGTCAAGCGCGATCTGCCCATCACCCGCGAGGTGTGGCCGCACGACCGGGCCGTGAAGCATTTCGAAACCATTGGTGAGCGCTACAAGGCCGAGTGGATTCGCGATGGCATTGCGGCGGATGAAGAACTCACCATCTACAGGCAGGGCGAGTCGTGGCTGGACATGTGTCTGGGGCCACACCTGCCCTCCACCGGCCGTCTGGGCACCGCCTTTAAGCTGACCAAGGTGTCGGGCGCTTACTGGCGCGGCGACAAGAACAACGCGCAACTGCAGCGCATCTACGGACTGGCGTTCGCCACCGATGAAGAGCTGAAAGCCCACCTGCACATGCTGGAAGAGGCCGAAAAGCGCGACCACCGCCGCCTGGGGCGCCAACTGGACCTGTTCCACCTACAGGAAGAAGCGCCCGGCTCGGTGTTCTGGCACCCCAAGGGCTGGACGCTGTTCCAGACCCTGATCGGTTACATGCGCAAAAAGCAGTTCGACGCCGGATATCAGGAAATCAATACGCCGGACATGATGGACAAGGCGTTCTGGGAAACCTCGGGCCACTGGCAGAACTACGGCGAAAACATGTTCGCCACCGAGCGTGACGAAGACCGTACGCTGTGCCTCAAACCGATGAATTGCCCCGGTCACGTGCAGATCTTCAACCAGGGCACGCGCTCCTACCGTGAGTTGCCGCTGCGCTTCGCCGAGTTCGGCAAGGTGCACCGCTTCGAGCCCTCCGGCGCCCTGCACGGCCTGTTGCGGGTGCGCAGCTTCACCCAGGACGATGGCCACGTTTTCTGCACGCCCGAGCAACTGCAATCCGAGTGTGTGGCCTTCACCGAGCTCACCCTGGCGCAGTACGCCGAATTTGGCTTCGACAACATCCGCATCAAGCTCTCGACCCGCCCGGAAAAGCGCATCGGCGCCGATCACCTCTGGGACCAGTCTGAAGCGGCCCTGGCCGACGCCCTCGATTCCATGGGCATCGACTACAGCCTGTTCCCCGGCGAAGGCGCGTTCTACGGCCCCAAGCTGGAGTTCGTGCTGCGCGACGCCATTGGCCGTGACTGGCAGTGCGGCACCATTCAGGTGGACTTGAACCTGCCCGGCCGTCTCGATGCCGAGTACATCGGCGAAGACGGCAACCGCCACACGCCGATCATGTTGCACCGCGCCATCTTTGGCTCGCTGGAGCGGTTCACCGGCATCCTCATCGAGCACCATGCCGGCAGCCTGCCCTTCTGGTTGTCGCCAGTGCAGGCGGTGGTCGCCCCCATCGTGTCGGATGCCGATAACTATGCGCGCGACGTGTGCCAGCAGCTCAAGGCAGCCGGTGTTCGCGCGGACACCGACCTGTCGAACGAGAAGATCAACAAAAAAATCCGCGAGCTGGCGATGCAGCGCATTCCGGTGATTGTCGTCGTCGGCCGCAAGGAAGCTGAAGAAGGCACCGTGACGCTGCGCCTGCGCGGCGAGGAACATCAAAAAACCCTGCCGCTGGCCGAGGCCGTGGCCTGGCTCAAGGCGCATCGCTGATGCGCATCGTCGGTCTGCTGCTGATTTTGCTGGCCACACTGCCCGCCTCGGGGTTGCAGCTGGAAGGTCGGTGGATACAGGGCGGCTTCGTAAGCGGGAAAGTCGCGCCGGGCAGCACGATGACCCTCGATGGCCAGCGGGTGACCATCGCCAAAGACGGCACCTTCGCCTTCGGGCTGGGCTTTGATGCCCCGGTGGCGGCCACCCTGACCGTCACCCATCCCGATGGCCGCAAAGAGCGTCAAGAGTATCCGGTTGAACAGCGCCGCTATCCGGAAAGCCGCATCGACGGCCTGCCGGGCGCCATGGTGACGCCGCCCAAGGCGGTGCTGGACCGCATTGCCAAAGACAACAGCGACGTCGGCAAAGCCCGCGCCCAGCGGCGACCGGCTGCAGATTTTGCCGACGGCTTCATCTGGCCGCTCAAGGGCAGCCGCATCTCGGGCGAGTTTGGCTCCAGGCGCATCCTCAATGGTGAACCGCGCCAACCGCACTTCGGCGTCGACATTGCCGCGCCCAGTGGCACGCCCATTCAGGCCAGCGCGGCGGGCTTGGTCACGATGGCGCATCCCGACCTGTATTTCACCGGTCAGACGGTGATCATCGACCACGGCCTGGGCGTCACCACCACCTACCTCCACCTGTCGAAAACCAACGTGAAAGTCGGTCAAGCGGTTGCCAAGGGTGAAGTGATCGGCCAGGTCGGCATGACCGGTCGCGCCACCGGGCCGCACCTGTGCTGGCGCGCCAACTGGGGCAACGTGCGACTCGATCCTTCTTTATTGGTCGACGAACAACCTGCGCGCACCCAGCCGCGGTCCTGACAGACCGCTGGAACACCGGCGACGGGCAAACCGCCTAACTTCTGAGGCAACTGAAGGCCGGAGTGCGGTGCAATGAGCGCATGGCTGATCGCGAGCGTGTTTGTGTTCACCTACCTGGGCATGGCCGCCGGTCGCGTACCCGGCCTCAAGGTCGATCGGGCGCACATCGCCTTCGCTGCGTCGGTGCTGTTGCTGGTCAGCGGCAGCGTCACGCTGAAACAGGCAGGGGGGTGGCTGGACTGGGACGCGCTGCTGTTGCTGCTGGGGATGATGATCATCTCGGTGCAGTTTCAGTTGTCCGGCGTTTATGCCCGTGTGAATGTGGGTGTTGGGCGACTGTCGCGACGACCCAAAACGCTGCTGGCGCTGGTCACGGTTTTGGGGTGATCAGCGTCTTGTGGCGGGGACGCTGGACGCCTGGCCCCTGTCAAGTTGATGACGCCGTGGCTGTGGACAGCGACGACAAGTCCATTCACTTCACATGGAAACCTTGGCTCGCGGTGCTGGCCTTGTTGGCACTGTTCTCGACGCCGCTTCCACGCGAGCTCTCGGCACTGGCCCTGGCGGTGCTGGTCATGGCCTCCCGCCACCACGCCAGCCGCGATTACATCGGTGCCGTGGACTGGAATCTGCTGCTGCTGTTCGTCGGCCTGTTCATCGTCACCGGCGCAGCATCAGAACTGCCGTGGGCGCAGCACCACGCAGCGCAACTTGCGGCACAGGGCCTGCTGCCCGACACCGCGCTGTCGTTGGCAGGCGCCTCGCTGCTGGGGTCCAACCTGATCGGCAACGTACCGTTCGTGATGCTGCTGTTGCAGGTTTGGCCCGACATCCGCTCGCCCACCCTACAGGCGCTGGCGCTGCTGTCGACCTTGTCCGGAAATCTGCTGATCGTCAGCAGCGTGGTGAACCTGGTCGTGGCCGAAAGCGCGCGTCGGTATGGCGTAACGGTCGGCTTTTTCCAGTTTGCGCGCGTCGGCATTCCCGTCACTTTGCTGTCGATGACGGTGGCCCTTGGCTGGCTGTGGTGGATGGGCATGCCGCCATAATCGGCGCTTCTTGAAACCCCATTCAACGCTCAGATAAGACCACTACAAACCCACCCGCCGCAGTTGGGCGCGTCCGAGGGCGCCCGTGGTGGTCTGCTCGCCGTCGGCGGCGCGTACCCGACGGCCGGGTGGTGCTGATCTGGCGGATCGCCAGCGCAATACCTCTAGATCTGCAGCGGGAAAGAGACACAGTCAAGCCGCCGTCTCACCCGGTCGCAGCCAGAAAAAAACCCCCGCAACCGGTGGTTGCGGGGCCAAACCCATGACGTCAAGTCGCCACTCAGCCTTCTGATTCTTCGTCCAGCACTTCGACACACTCTTCGGTCAAGGTGCGACCGGCGATTTGCTGTGAGCGACACGCCGACAGCTCACGCTCACGTGCGGCTTCGGCGAGCATTTCGGCCTGTTCACGCTCAAGGCGCGCCTGCCGGTCTTCAGTGTCGTTGATGGCCTTGATGTATTCGCGCCAGCCGGTTGCTTCAACTCGGGTCAGCGCGAAGTCACCCGCCGATGCAAACGCCTTGTCAGCCGCCGCGCGCTGTTCCCGGTCGCCCGGGCCGGCCTGATTGAAGCGCGCAGTACCCAACAGCATCCAGGCGTTGGCGCGCTGCCCTTCATCCAGCCCGCCTTTGTTGAGCGCGCTGGCCAATGCCTCCTCGGCCGCCTCATTCTGCTCGTCGGCAAGGAGCACCTGGCCGAGTCGATAAGCGAGTTCACCGGTGTCTGACAGCGAGGCTGCCTCCCGCAAGACCGGGATGGCGCGCTTGTGTTCGCGTGCCTGACTCAGCAGCTGGGACAGCAAAGCGAGGTTCTCGACGTCGCGCTCGACTTGGTCGGCCTTCATTCCGGCTTCGAGCACGGCCGCGCCGCGGTGGGGATTGTTATGGACCGAATAAAGCTGCGCCAAAGAGAGGATGTCGCTTTCTTCGTCGATCAGGCCACTTTTGTAGGCCAGTTCCATCGTCGACAACGCGTCCTTGCTCTTCTCTTCCTGCATGTACAGCCCGGCAAGCTGCTTCCAGTAAGACACCTCATCCGCCCAGATCGAGACCATGATGCTGAGCAGACGCGAGCGCTTCTCGGTCAGACCCAGTTCCGAATAGATCATGTTGGCGAGGTCGAAATGGCGACGCTCGCGGGATTCGGCCAATTGCAGGGCGCGCTCGACCGGCACACGGGCCTTCTCGTAGTCGTTTTCGTAGTACAGGGCCGCAGCCAGCAGAAACCAGGCGTTGGCACCTGGTTCCTCGGTCGCGCGCATCCACGCCACCAGCCCGCGAATCGCTTCCTTGTAGTTTTCCTGCTGGAAATGAAGTTGGGCGACGT from the Polycyclovorans algicola TG408 genome contains:
- the thrS gene encoding threonine--tRNA ligase, which produces MSLQITFPDGNVKSFDAPVTGLEIAQGISPGLAKKAVVVKVDGELWDLTRPITRDAAISIVTRNQPEAVEVIRHDAAHVMAQAVQELFPGTQITFGPSTEYGFYYDFARAEPFTEADLETIEKKMREIVKRDLPITREVWPHDRAVKHFETIGERYKAEWIRDGIAADEELTIYRQGESWLDMCLGPHLPSTGRLGTAFKLTKVSGAYWRGDKNNAQLQRIYGLAFATDEELKAHLHMLEEAEKRDHRRLGRQLDLFHLQEEAPGSVFWHPKGWTLFQTLIGYMRKKQFDAGYQEINTPDMMDKAFWETSGHWQNYGENMFATERDEDRTLCLKPMNCPGHVQIFNQGTRSYRELPLRFAEFGKVHRFEPSGALHGLLRVRSFTQDDGHVFCTPEQLQSECVAFTELTLAQYAEFGFDNIRIKLSTRPEKRIGADHLWDQSEAALADALDSMGIDYSLFPGEGAFYGPKLEFVLRDAIGRDWQCGTIQVDLNLPGRLDAEYIGEDGNRHTPIMLHRAIFGSLERFTGILIEHHAGSLPFWLSPVQAVVAPIVSDADNYARDVCQQLKAAGVRADTDLSNEKINKKIRELAMQRIPVIVVVGRKEAEEGTVTLRLRGEEHQKTLPLAEAVAWLKAHR
- a CDS encoding M23 family metallopeptidase — encoded protein: MRIVGLLLILLATLPASGLQLEGRWIQGGFVSGKVAPGSTMTLDGQRVTIAKDGTFAFGLGFDAPVAATLTVTHPDGRKERQEYPVEQRRYPESRIDGLPGAMVTPPKAVLDRIAKDNSDVGKARAQRRPAADFADGFIWPLKGSRISGEFGSRRILNGEPRQPHFGVDIAAPSGTPIQASAAGLVTMAHPDLYFTGQTVIIDHGLGVTTTYLHLSKTNVKVGQAVAKGEVIGQVGMTGRATGPHLCWRANWGNVRLDPSLLVDEQPARTQPRS
- a CDS encoding SLC13 family permease, yielding MSAWLIASVFVFTYLGMAAGRVPGLKVDRAHIAFAASVLLLVSGSVTLKQAGGWLDWDALLLLLGMMIISVQFQLSGVYARVNVGVGRLSRRPKTLLALVTVLG
- a CDS encoding SLC13 family permease gives rise to the protein MAVDSDDKSIHFTWKPWLAVLALLALFSTPLPRELSALALAVLVMASRHHASRDYIGAVDWNLLLLFVGLFIVTGAASELPWAQHHAAQLAAQGLLPDTALSLAGASLLGSNLIGNVPFVMLLLQVWPDIRSPTLQALALLSTLSGNLLIVSSVVNLVVAESARRYGVTVGFFQFARVGIPVTLLSMTVALGWLWWMGMPP
- a CDS encoding tetratricopeptide repeat protein — its product is MFRNPVFGLATVVRRFALPALVALGSALVFNPAIAQEEEEERGEQVQSLDPRVAKQLLGAYEKMEADNFQGALGDLNKLMQQADNMKPFDRASVLQIRGQAHVNVDRVDLAMKDFQAALAENALPEDAALQLQYNVAQLHFQQENYKEAIRGLVAWMRATEEPGANAWFLLAAALYYENDYEKARVPVERALQLAESRERRHFDLANMIYSELGLTEKRSRLLSIMVSIWADEVSYWKQLAGLYMQEEKSKDALSTMELAYKSGLIDEESDILSLAQLYSVHNNPHRGAAVLEAGMKADQVERDVENLALLSQLLSQAREHKRAIPVLREAASLSDTGELAYRLGQVLLADEQNEAAEEALASALNKGGLDEGQRANAWMLLGTARFNQAGPGDREQRAAADKAFASAGDFALTRVEATGWREYIKAINDTEDRQARLEREQAEMLAEAARERELSACRSQQIAGRTLTEECVEVLDEESEG